The following coding sequences are from one Streptomyces angustmyceticus window:
- a CDS encoding low temperature requirement protein A — MPVLMRARRRDEEHRTATPLELFFDLCFVVAVAAAGRQLAHALAEGHPGHGVLGYLMLFFAVWWAWMNFSWFASAYDTDDPLYRVVTLVQMAGVLVLAAGVPRAFADSDFTVIWFGYLVMRLAMVAQWLRAALACRGAERRTALRYALGMTVCQIGWLGLLAAPRGDVPWVFVVVGPMELAVPALAERERGTSWHPRHIAERYGLFTLIVLGETIAAATLAVQSALDEHAGLGTLLPVAGGGLLLVFAAYWIYFAAPVHQHLRSNRQAFLWGYGHYLVFGSAAAVGAGIEVAVEEASGAARLSAFAAAACVTVPAALFMATVWLIHSRHQKRGPAQQLVLPVCSLLVLACTLAGPWAVPAAGLVACGAVAAGVSLTSRQETALVE; from the coding sequence GTGCCGGTCCTCATGCGGGCGCGCCGCCGCGACGAGGAGCACCGCACCGCCACCCCGCTGGAGCTCTTCTTCGACCTGTGTTTCGTGGTGGCGGTCGCCGCGGCGGGGCGCCAGCTGGCGCACGCGCTGGCCGAGGGCCATCCGGGGCACGGCGTCCTCGGCTACCTGATGCTCTTCTTCGCCGTGTGGTGGGCGTGGATGAACTTCAGCTGGTTCGCCTCGGCGTACGACACCGACGACCCGCTCTATCGCGTGGTGACCCTGGTCCAGATGGCGGGCGTGCTGGTGCTGGCCGCCGGCGTGCCGCGGGCCTTCGCCGACAGCGACTTCACGGTGATCTGGTTCGGGTATCTGGTGATGCGGCTGGCCATGGTCGCCCAGTGGCTGCGGGCCGCGCTCGCCTGCCGGGGCGCCGAGCGGCGCACCGCGCTGCGCTACGCCCTGGGGATGACGGTGTGCCAGATCGGCTGGCTGGGCCTGCTCGCGGCGCCCAGGGGTGACGTGCCGTGGGTGTTCGTGGTCGTGGGTCCGATGGAGCTGGCCGTCCCCGCGCTGGCCGAGCGGGAGCGCGGGACGAGCTGGCATCCCCGTCACATCGCCGAGCGCTACGGCCTGTTCACCCTCATCGTGCTGGGCGAGACCATCGCGGCGGCCACCCTCGCCGTGCAGTCGGCGCTGGACGAGCACGCCGGGCTGGGCACGCTGCTGCCGGTCGCGGGCGGCGGGCTGCTGCTGGTCTTCGCCGCGTACTGGATCTACTTCGCGGCGCCCGTCCACCAGCACCTGCGCTCGAACCGCCAGGCGTTCCTGTGGGGCTACGGCCACTACCTGGTGTTCGGGTCGGCGGCCGCGGTCGGGGCGGGCATCGAGGTCGCGGTGGAGGAGGCGTCCGGCGCGGCGCGCCTGTCGGCGTTCGCGGCGGCCGCCTGTGTGACGGTGCCGGCCGCGCTGTTCATGGCGACGGTGTGGCTGATCCACTCCCGGCACCAGAAGCGCGGCCCGGCCCAGCAGCTGGTGCTGCCGGTGTGTTCGCTGCTGGTGCTGGCGTGCACCCTCGCCGGGCCCTGGGCGGTCCCGGCGGCCGGCCTGGTGGCGTGCGGCGCGGTCGCGGCCGGCGTGTCCCTCACATCCCGTCAGGAAACCGCCCTGGTGGAGTAG
- a CDS encoding sulfite exporter TauE/SafE family protein, which produces MSVLIAAAALPCGLLIGLLLGSLGGGGSVLAVPALVYLLGQSPHEATAGALIVVTVGAVTGLVCHARAGRVRWAAGTVFGALGTAGSYVGSRWSAALDPTVLMAAFAGLLLVVAAMLVSRSLRERRGADGVRPLRGATETETGTGTGAETETETADSEGRREAVPLRDGPEPPRSPEAPEAVPLRDGPERTPSCEAPGRAPSDGVPGARSGSRRARPVRFAVTASGVGLLTGFFGVGGGFVVVPALTLVLGLEMPVAIGTSLLVILLNSLTALATRAGTGNLDWPLLAGFAACAALGSHLGNRLTTRLRPQTLTTAFAALVTVLAVTMAATALPRLWSP; this is translated from the coding sequence GTGTCCGTCCTCATAGCCGCCGCGGCGCTGCCGTGCGGGCTGCTGATCGGGCTGCTGCTGGGCTCGCTCGGCGGCGGCGGGTCGGTGCTGGCGGTGCCCGCGCTGGTCTACCTGCTGGGGCAGTCGCCGCACGAGGCGACCGCGGGCGCGCTGATCGTGGTCACGGTCGGCGCGGTGACGGGGCTGGTCTGCCATGCCCGTGCCGGGCGGGTCCGGTGGGCGGCCGGCACGGTCTTCGGGGCGCTGGGCACGGCCGGCAGCTACGTCGGCTCCCGGTGGAGCGCGGCGCTGGATCCGACGGTGCTGATGGCGGCATTCGCGGGACTGCTGCTCGTGGTGGCGGCGATGCTGGTGTCACGGAGTCTGCGCGAGCGGCGGGGGGCGGACGGCGTGCGCCCCTTACGGGGGGCCACGGAGACGGAGACAGGGACCGGGACAGGGGCGGAGACCGAGACGGAGACGGCGGACTCGGAAGGGCGGAGGGAAGCGGTGCCTTTACGTGACGGACCGGAGCCCCCGCGCTCCCCCGAGGCCCCGGAAGCCGTGCCCTTACGTGACGGCCCGGAGCGCACGCCCTCCTGCGAGGCCCCTGGGCGCGCGCCGTCGGACGGCGTCCCCGGCGCCCGCTCCGGCTCCCGCCGCGCCCGCCCCGTACGGTTCGCCGTGACCGCCTCCGGCGTCGGCCTCCTCACCGGGTTCTTCGGGGTCGGTGGCGGCTTCGTGGTCGTACCGGCCCTCACCCTGGTCCTGGGCCTGGAGATGCCGGTCGCCATAGGGACCTCGCTCCTCGTCATCCTCCTCAACTCCCTGACGGCGCTGGCCACCAGAGCGGGCACCGGGAACCTGGACTGGCCGCTGCTGGCGGGCTTCGCGGCCTGTGCGGCACTGGGCAGCCACCTCGGCAACCGCCTCACCACCCGGCTGCGCCCCCAGACCCTGACCACGGCCTTCGCCGCCCTCGTCACCGTCCTCGCCGTCACCATGGCGGCCACCGCCCTCCCCCGCCTCTGGAGCCCCTGA
- a CDS encoding AMP-binding protein — protein MLRRLISEHAEDTREPQEPEASRIALTWSGEPGRQEELTHGMLLDRAERAAAALTRLGVRAGDRVAVHLPLVPESVIATLACGRLDAIRTTLPVSLTVPELVARTRESSARVLITADAAFWDGAVRPVKPLLDHALARSATSGSAPDRTVLVVNRCSRPVSWKPGRDLWWHEALGVPAATH, from the coding sequence ATGTTGCGCCGTCTGATCTCAGAGCATGCAGAAGACACCCGGGAGCCGCAGGAGCCCGAGGCGTCGCGGATCGCCCTCACCTGGAGCGGGGAGCCCGGCCGCCAGGAGGAGCTGACGCACGGCATGCTCCTGGACCGGGCCGAGCGCGCCGCGGCCGCGCTCACCCGGCTCGGCGTGCGCGCCGGTGACCGGGTCGCGGTGCACCTGCCGCTGGTCCCCGAATCGGTGATCGCCACGCTCGCCTGCGGCCGACTGGACGCGATACGCACCACACTGCCCGTCTCGCTGACGGTGCCCGAACTCGTCGCGCGGACCCGTGAGTCCTCGGCCCGGGTGCTGATCACGGCCGACGCGGCGTTCTGGGACGGCGCCGTACGCCCGGTGAAGCCGCTGCTGGACCACGCACTGGCACGCAGCGCGACCTCGGGAAGCGCACCCGACCGCACCGTGCTGGTGGTCAACCGGTGCTCCCGCCCGGTCTCCTGGAAGCCCGGCCGCGACCTGTGGTGGCACGAGGCCCTGGGCGTCCCGGCAGCCACCCACTGA
- a CDS encoding NAD(P)/FAD-dependent oxidoreductase, with protein MAPAPAPAAPSHHQVLIVGGGTAGITVAARLRRAGVRGIALLEPSETHWYQPLWTLVGGGQAPLRAALRTEADVMPPGVRWLRERASAVDPAARTVTTASGRVLSYGRLVLAPGLQLDWDGVPGLAEALGHGGVSSNYRPDLAPLTWDLIRRMRSGTAVFTMPSGPVKCGGAPQKIAYLAADHWRKRGVLGAIRTILVLPEPAMFKVPVFSRALTETARRYGIEVRLSSEMTRLDGAAREAEITDHTTGKTETVRYDLLHAVPPQRAPEWLADGPLADPASPYGYVKADRETLQHPDFPNVFVLGDVANLPTSKTGAAIRKQAPVVVANLLAGLRGRPATARYDGYTSCPLVTARHKMLLAEFDYDLQPTPSIPFIDTTRERTDMWFLKRYGLPQLYFKGMLKGLA; from the coding sequence ATGGCCCCCGCCCCCGCACCCGCCGCCCCGTCCCATCACCAGGTCCTCATCGTCGGCGGCGGCACCGCAGGCATCACCGTCGCCGCCCGGTTACGCCGTGCCGGAGTGCGCGGCATCGCGCTGCTGGAGCCGTCCGAGACGCACTGGTACCAGCCGCTGTGGACGCTGGTCGGCGGCGGCCAGGCCCCGCTGCGCGCCGCGCTGCGCACCGAGGCGGACGTGATGCCGCCCGGTGTGCGCTGGCTGCGGGAGCGCGCGAGCGCCGTCGACCCGGCCGCGCGTACGGTCACCACGGCCTCCGGCCGGGTCCTCTCCTACGGGCGGCTGGTGCTCGCCCCCGGGCTGCAGCTCGACTGGGACGGCGTGCCGGGCCTGGCCGAGGCCCTCGGGCACGGCGGGGTGAGCAGCAACTACCGGCCCGATCTCGCGCCGCTCACCTGGGATCTGATCCGGCGGATGCGAAGCGGTACGGCCGTGTTCACCATGCCGTCCGGGCCGGTGAAGTGCGGCGGCGCCCCGCAGAAGATCGCGTATCTGGCGGCCGACCACTGGCGCAAGCGCGGCGTACTGGGCGCGATCCGCACCATCCTGGTGCTGCCGGAGCCCGCGATGTTCAAGGTGCCGGTCTTCTCCCGCGCGCTGACGGAGACGGCCCGGCGGTACGGCATCGAGGTGCGGCTGAGCTCGGAGATGACCCGGCTCGACGGTGCGGCCCGCGAGGCGGAGATCACGGATCACACCACCGGCAAGACCGAGACCGTGCGCTACGACCTGCTGCACGCCGTGCCGCCGCAGCGCGCCCCCGAGTGGCTGGCCGACGGCCCGCTGGCCGACCCCGCTTCCCCCTACGGGTACGTCAAGGCCGACCGGGAGACGCTCCAACACCCGGATTTCCCGAATGTGTTCGTGCTCGGTGACGTCGCCAACCTGCCGACGTCCAAGACGGGTGCCGCGATCCGCAAGCAGGCGCCGGTCGTCGTCGCCAACCTCCTCGCCGGTCTGCGCGGGCGCCCCGCCACCGCCCGCTACGACGGCTACACCTCCTGTCCGCTGGTCACCGCCCGGCACAAGATGCTGCTCGCCGAGTTCGACTACGACCTGCAGCCCACCCCGTCGATCCCCTTCATCGACACCACCCGGGAACGCACCGACATGTGGTTCCTCAAGCGCTACGGCCTGCCGCAGCTCTACTTCAAGGGGATGCTCAAGGGCCTGGCCTGA
- a CDS encoding amidohydrolase: protein MSDSDTTGPTRPTDDAEHSDGPAAVLAPLDDRLADLVALYEDLHRHPELGFQETRTAAEAARRLTGCGYDVTTGIAETGVVGVLRNGPGPVVLLRADMDALPVTENSGLEYASTVPGRMHACGHDVHVTCLLGAADLLAAGRDRWSGTLVVLFQPAEEVGSGARAMLDAGLYSKGLVPTPDVVLAQHVAPFGAGLLAYCPGPCMAAADSLEITFHGTGGHGSRPETTVDPILMAAAFVQRVQSVVAREVAPQDRAVVSVGSFHAGDGANVIPDRAVVRLSVRTFDETVRTAVLAAVDRIARAEAAASGADRAPETEVLDSFPVTVNDPAILRQVNEQFTGLFGEQRLFAYGPATGSEDAGLLATAAGAPLYYWWLGGWDPEEFRTALAAGRLAQDIPSNHSPYFVPVVRPTLTMGVQALTAAALNQLAPAERTPAETAGPGGRDGAAAAG, encoded by the coding sequence ATGAGCGACAGCGACACGACCGGCCCGACCCGCCCGACCGATGACGCCGAGCACAGCGACGGCCCCGCCGCCGTCCTGGCCCCGCTCGACGACCGCCTCGCGGACCTCGTGGCCCTCTACGAAGACCTCCACCGCCACCCCGAACTCGGCTTCCAGGAGACCCGTACCGCCGCCGAGGCCGCCCGCCGGCTGACCGGCTGCGGCTACGACGTCACCACCGGCATCGCCGAAACCGGCGTCGTCGGCGTGCTGCGCAACGGCCCGGGACCCGTGGTCCTGCTGCGCGCCGACATGGACGCCCTGCCCGTCACCGAGAACTCCGGCCTGGAGTACGCCTCCACCGTCCCCGGCCGGATGCACGCCTGCGGGCACGACGTCCATGTGACCTGCCTGCTGGGCGCCGCCGACCTGCTCGCGGCGGGCCGCGACCGCTGGTCCGGCACCCTGGTCGTGCTCTTCCAGCCCGCCGAGGAGGTCGGCAGCGGCGCCCGCGCCATGCTCGACGCCGGCCTCTACAGCAAGGGCCTGGTCCCCACGCCCGACGTGGTGCTGGCCCAGCACGTCGCCCCCTTCGGCGCCGGGCTCCTCGCGTACTGCCCGGGGCCCTGCATGGCCGCCGCCGACAGCCTGGAGATCACCTTCCACGGCACCGGCGGCCACGGCTCGCGCCCCGAGACCACCGTCGACCCGATCCTGATGGCGGCCGCCTTCGTGCAGCGGGTGCAGTCGGTGGTGGCCCGCGAGGTCGCGCCGCAGGACCGGGCGGTGGTCAGCGTCGGCTCCTTCCACGCCGGGGACGGCGCCAACGTCATCCCCGACCGCGCCGTCGTACGGCTCAGTGTGCGGACCTTCGACGAGACGGTGCGCACGGCCGTGCTGGCCGCCGTCGACCGCATCGCGCGTGCCGAGGCCGCCGCCTCCGGCGCGGACCGCGCACCCGAGACCGAGGTCCTGGACTCCTTCCCCGTCACCGTCAACGACCCCGCGATCCTGCGGCAGGTCAACGAGCAGTTCACCGGACTCTTCGGCGAGCAGCGGCTGTTCGCCTACGGCCCGGCGACCGGCAGCGAGGACGCCGGGCTGCTGGCGACCGCCGCCGGGGCGCCGCTCTACTACTGGTGGCTGGGCGGCTGGGACCCCGAGGAGTTCCGAACGGCGCTGGCGGCCGGCCGGCTCGCCCAGGACATACCGTCCAACCACTCGCCGTACTTCGTCCCGGTGGTCCGGCCCACCCTCACCATGGGCGTCCAGGCGCTGACCGCCGCCGCGCTCAACCAGCTGGCACCCGCGGAGCGCACCCCGGCCGAGACCGCGGGGCCCGGCGGCCGGGACGGGGCGGCGGCCGCCGGTTGA
- a CDS encoding MepB family protein, translating into MYDPCGFVCSRPVPEAESAEYAAHEFTLDGSSVRFRVAKTTPTKVGQFVTVWKRSPGGPIAPFDSEDPVDLFVISSRDERNAGHFVFPRDVLCQRDIVSRNGSGGKRAFRVYPPWVETTNRQARSTQAWQVKYFLPLPDDAPLDTARAQALYRP; encoded by the coding sequence GTGTACGACCCTTGCGGATTCGTCTGCTCCCGGCCGGTGCCCGAGGCCGAGAGCGCTGAGTATGCGGCGCATGAGTTCACGCTCGACGGCAGCTCCGTCAGGTTCCGGGTGGCCAAGACGACCCCGACGAAGGTCGGTCAGTTCGTCACGGTGTGGAAGAGGAGCCCCGGCGGGCCGATTGCTCCGTTCGACTCCGAGGATCCGGTCGACCTCTTCGTCATCAGCTCCCGCGACGAGCGGAATGCCGGGCACTTCGTCTTTCCGCGGGATGTGCTCTGCCAACGGGACATCGTTTCCAGGAACGGTTCCGGCGGAAAGCGGGCGTTCCGCGTCTACCCGCCGTGGGTGGAGACGACCAACCGCCAGGCCCGCAGCACCCAGGCATGGCAGGTGAAGTACTTCCTGCCGCTCCCCGATGACGCCCCTCTCGACACGGCCCGTGCCCAAGCCCTCTACCGCCCCTGA
- a CDS encoding methyltransferase: MATSPTPSTGEPRDLMTYLVEQAMGHLFSAALRTAAEHRIADHLAAGPRTAGQLAAATGTHAPHLRRVLRYLATRGFFREDAVGAFHLTPAAAPLRTDVPDSLHPAVMMLTDALFRQTSQTVPEAVRHSGASFERIAGAPLFEHLRTDPATRRLFDEGMSSLSAPVDAAVAEVYPFPEAGTVVDVGGGRGGLLRAALRRHPRLTGVLFDQAPPLAHHLLDEEELKGRWRTREGDFFASVPEGGDVYVLKHVLHDWPDESCLRILRSCHRAMATGRRLLVIDAVLPPGNAPHFGKTLDVAMMAVVDGRERTAEEFAALLSAGGFRLTRVLPTAAFPSIVEAVAE; encoded by the coding sequence TTGGCCACTTCCCCCACCCCTTCGACCGGCGAGCCCCGCGACCTCATGACGTATCTGGTGGAGCAGGCCATGGGCCACCTCTTCTCCGCCGCCCTGCGCACCGCGGCCGAGCACCGCATCGCCGACCATCTCGCCGCGGGCCCGCGCACCGCCGGACAGCTGGCCGCCGCCACCGGCACCCACGCCCCGCACCTGCGCCGCGTCCTGCGCTACCTCGCCACCCGCGGCTTCTTCCGGGAGGACGCCGTGGGCGCCTTCCACCTGACGCCGGCCGCCGCCCCCCTGCGCACCGACGTCCCCGACTCGCTGCACCCGGCCGTGATGATGCTGACCGACGCGCTGTTCCGGCAGACCTCGCAGACCGTCCCGGAGGCCGTACGGCACAGCGGCGCGTCCTTCGAGCGGATCGCCGGGGCGCCCCTCTTCGAGCATCTGCGGACGGACCCGGCCACCCGGCGGCTCTTCGACGAGGGGATGTCCTCGCTGTCCGCCCCGGTCGACGCGGCGGTGGCGGAGGTGTACCCGTTCCCCGAGGCCGGCACGGTCGTGGACGTCGGCGGCGGCCGCGGCGGGCTGCTGCGCGCCGCGCTGCGCCGCCACCCGCGGCTGACCGGGGTGCTCTTCGACCAGGCGCCGCCGCTGGCCCACCACCTTCTGGACGAGGAGGAGTTGAAGGGCCGCTGGCGCACCCGGGAGGGCGACTTCTTCGCGTCCGTACCGGAGGGCGGCGACGTCTACGTCCTCAAGCACGTCCTGCACGACTGGCCGGACGAGTCCTGCCTGCGCATCCTGCGCAGCTGCCACCGGGCCATGGCGACGGGCCGCCGGCTGCTGGTCATCGACGCGGTGCTGCCGCCGGGCAACGCCCCGCACTTCGGCAAGACCCTGGACGTCGCCATGATGGCGGTGGTCGACGGGCGGGAGCGGACCGCGGAGGAGTTCGCCGCCCTGCTGTCGGCCGGCGGGTTCCGGCTCACCCGGGTGCTGCCCACCGCGGCCTTCCCCTCGATCGTGGAGGCCGTCGCCGAGTAG
- a CDS encoding MBL fold metallo-hydrolase, whose translation MHFAQYYLDCLSQASYLIGDKTTGRAVLVDPRRDIDDYLHDAEAAGLRIELVVETHIHADFLSGHLELARATGAAIAFGEAAETGFPVRRLRDGERLSLGPDDGEGVTLTVLATPGHTLESICLVIHEHPDDEVPFGVLTGDTLFVGDVGRPDLLSAAGHSAHDMAARLHRSLHTKLLTLPDATRVFPAHGAGSACGRSLSSETSSTIGDQRRFNYALQPMPEADFVRLVTAGQPTAPGYFAHDAALNRDGHPLLEPGPPTALTLNEALEARDRQGAVLLDCRPLAAYTRAHLAGSLHTSLDTRFAEYAGTVVAPGTPIVLLADPGTEQEARLRLARIGYDHVLGHLPDPSAVLDRTPTLTRSSHRIRHDELDGGPAGAGLTGAGPGGVGGAGADATGAETAGGGPAAPTHRSPIQLIDVRNPAEYEAGALPGARNIPLAGLPHRIDELDPARPVVLYCRSGNRSVIAAALLEARGFEDVCDVVGGYEAAAAGVG comes from the coding sequence GTGCACTTCGCGCAGTACTACCTCGACTGCCTCTCCCAGGCGTCGTATCTGATCGGCGACAAGACCACCGGACGCGCCGTCCTCGTCGACCCGCGCCGCGACATCGACGACTACCTCCACGACGCGGAAGCCGCCGGCCTGCGCATCGAACTCGTCGTCGAGACGCACATCCACGCCGACTTCCTCTCCGGCCACCTCGAACTCGCCCGCGCCACCGGCGCCGCCATCGCCTTCGGCGAGGCCGCCGAAACCGGCTTCCCCGTACGGCGGTTACGGGACGGCGAGCGCCTCTCGCTCGGCCCCGACGACGGCGAGGGCGTCACCCTCACCGTTCTCGCGACTCCCGGCCACACCCTCGAATCCATCTGCCTGGTCATCCACGAGCACCCCGACGACGAGGTCCCGTTCGGCGTCCTCACCGGCGACACCCTCTTCGTCGGCGATGTCGGCCGCCCCGACCTGCTCTCCGCCGCCGGCCACTCCGCTCACGACATGGCCGCCCGGCTGCACCGCTCCCTGCACACCAAACTCCTGACCCTCCCGGACGCGACCCGGGTCTTTCCCGCACACGGCGCCGGCTCCGCCTGCGGCCGCAGCCTCTCCAGCGAGACCAGCTCCACCATCGGCGACCAGCGCCGCTTCAACTACGCCCTGCAGCCCATGCCGGAGGCCGACTTCGTCCGGCTGGTCACGGCCGGACAGCCCACCGCCCCCGGCTACTTCGCCCATGACGCGGCCCTCAACCGCGACGGCCACCCCCTCCTGGAGCCCGGCCCGCCGACCGCCCTCACCCTGAACGAGGCACTCGAAGCCCGCGACCGGCAGGGCGCCGTCCTCCTCGACTGCCGCCCACTGGCCGCCTACACCCGCGCACACCTGGCCGGTTCGCTCCATACGAGCCTGGACACCCGGTTCGCGGAATACGCCGGCACCGTGGTCGCCCCGGGCACCCCCATCGTGCTGCTCGCCGACCCCGGCACCGAACAGGAGGCCCGCCTCCGCCTCGCCCGCATCGGCTACGACCACGTCCTCGGCCATCTCCCCGACCCCTCCGCCGTCTTGGACCGCACCCCCACCCTCACCCGCAGCAGCCACCGGATCCGCCATGACGAACTCGACGGCGGCCCGGCGGGGGCCGGCCTGACGGGTGCCGGTCCGGGCGGAGTCGGCGGGGCAGGGGCTGACGCGACGGGGGCCGAAACGGCCGGAGGCGGTCCAGCCGCTCCCACGCACCGCTCGCCCATCCAGCTGATCGACGTCCGGAATCCCGCCGAGTACGAGGCGGGCGCCCTCCCCGGCGCCCGCAACATCCCCCTCGCCGGACTCCCGCACCGCATCGACGAACTGGACCCGGCCCGCCCGGTGGTCCTCTACTGCCGCAGCGGCAACCGCTCGGTGATCGCGGCGGCACTGCTGGAGGCCCGCGGCTTCGAGGACGTCTGCGACGTGGTGGGGGGCTACGAGGCAGCGGCCGCGGGCGTCGGGTGA
- a CDS encoding S-methyl-5'-thioadenosine phosphorylase yields the protein MADAEIGVIGGSGFYSFLDDVTEITVDTPYGRPSDSLFLGEIAGRRVAFLPRHGRGHHLPPHRINYRANLWALRSLGVRQVLAPCAVGGLRPEYGPGTLLVPDQLVDRTKSRPQTYFDGEPLPDGTTPNVVHLTFADPYCPTGRQAALKAARGRDWEPVDGGTLVVIEGPRFSTRAESRWHAAQGWSVVGMTGHPEAVLARELSLCYTSLALVTDLDAGTETGDGVSHEEVFRVFAENVGRLRAVLFDAVAALPDTTDRSCLCTDVHTGWDLGIDLP from the coding sequence ATGGCTGACGCGGAGATTGGTGTAATCGGCGGCTCGGGGTTCTACTCCTTCCTCGACGACGTGACCGAGATCACGGTGGACACCCCCTACGGGCGCCCCAGCGACTCGCTGTTCCTGGGCGAGATCGCCGGCCGCCGGGTCGCGTTCCTGCCCCGGCACGGCCGCGGCCACCACCTCCCGCCGCACCGCATCAACTACCGCGCCAACCTCTGGGCACTGCGCTCGCTCGGCGTGCGCCAGGTCCTCGCCCCGTGCGCGGTCGGCGGCCTGCGCCCCGAGTACGGCCCCGGCACCCTGCTGGTCCCCGACCAGCTCGTCGACCGCACCAAGTCCCGTCCCCAGACCTACTTCGACGGCGAGCCGCTCCCCGACGGGACGACCCCCAACGTCGTCCACCTGACCTTCGCCGACCCGTACTGCCCCACCGGCCGGCAGGCCGCTCTCAAGGCCGCCCGCGGCCGGGACTGGGAGCCGGTCGACGGCGGCACCCTGGTCGTGATCGAGGGCCCCCGCTTCTCGACCCGCGCCGAATCGCGCTGGCACGCCGCGCAGGGCTGGTCGGTGGTCGGCATGACCGGCCACCCCGAAGCCGTCCTGGCCCGCGAACTGAGCCTGTGCTACACGTCATTGGCGCTGGTCACCGACCTGGACGCGGGCACCGAGACCGGCGACGGCGTCTCCCACGAGGAAGTCTTCCGGGTGTTCGCCGAGAACGTCGGCCGGCTGCGCGCGGTCCTCTTCGACGCGGTCGCCGCCCTCCCCGACACCACCGACCGCAGCTGCCTGTGCACCGACGTCCACACCGGCTGGGACCTGGGCATCGACCTGCCGTAA
- a CDS encoding GntR family transcriptional regulator: MTTEPPDGAHGPRPLDRRSPLPLWAQLFDDLRRRMEAGEFSAEFPAEHRLTGEYEVSRHTVREALRKLRADGLVIAERGRTSRLDTRRIQQPLGSLYSLFRELEGQGVEQRSEVLRLERTADGTVAGHLGLIPDAPLVVLERLRLADGEPLAHDTAYLPAEVAEPLLGADFGHTSLYGELTRRCGVKVTGGRERIQPFLPDIRQAWLLGLADREPAFTIERLGRAGERPVEWRETVVRGDRFAFVAEWSGESRAVALAPRASCPSS, encoded by the coding sequence ATGACGACCGAGCCGCCGGACGGCGCGCACGGCCCGCGTCCCCTGGACCGGCGCTCGCCGCTGCCCCTGTGGGCGCAGCTCTTCGACGATCTGCGCCGCCGGATGGAAGCCGGCGAATTCAGCGCGGAGTTCCCGGCCGAGCACCGGCTCACGGGCGAGTACGAGGTCAGCCGGCACACCGTCCGCGAGGCGCTGCGCAAACTGCGCGCCGACGGGCTGGTGATCGCCGAGCGCGGCCGTACCAGCCGGCTCGACACCCGCCGCATACAGCAGCCGCTCGGCTCGCTCTACAGCCTCTTCCGGGAGCTGGAGGGCCAGGGTGTGGAGCAGCGCAGCGAGGTGCTGCGGCTGGAGCGGACGGCGGACGGGACGGTCGCCGGGCATCTGGGGCTGATTCCGGACGCCCCGCTGGTCGTGCTGGAGCGGCTGCGGCTCGCGGACGGCGAACCGCTCGCGCACGACACCGCGTACCTGCCCGCCGAGGTCGCCGAGCCGCTGCTGGGCGCCGACTTCGGGCACACCTCGCTGTACGGCGAGCTGACGCGGCGCTGCGGGGTGAAGGTCACCGGCGGCCGGGAGCGGATCCAGCCGTTCCTGCCGGACATCCGGCAGGCGTGGCTGCTGGGGCTGGCCGACCGGGAGCCCGCGTTCACCATCGAGCGGCTGGGGCGGGCCGGGGAGCGGCCGGTGGAGTGGCGCGAGACGGTGGTCCGCGGCGACCGGTTCGCCTTCGTCGCGGAGTGGTCCGGCGAGAGCCGGGCCGTCGCCCTGGCGCCGCGGGCCTCGTGTCCGTCCTCATAG
- the mscL gene encoding large conductance mechanosensitive channel protein MscL produces MSESKGVLQGFKEFLMRGNVIELAVAVVVGAAFTNIVNAVVKGVINPIIGALGSQNLDNYKACLSASCEVNKKTGEYTSGIYLLWGSVLSAALTFLITAAVVYFLMILPLNKWKERLAARKPVEDVPVDPTEVELLIEIRDALLAQRAGSPSVPSSHAGIIGTQKSQQ; encoded by the coding sequence GTGAGCGAGAGCAAGGGCGTCCTTCAGGGATTCAAGGAATTCCTGATGCGCGGCAACGTCATCGAACTCGCGGTCGCGGTGGTCGTCGGTGCTGCCTTCACGAACATCGTGAACGCCGTGGTCAAGGGCGTGATCAACCCGATCATCGGCGCCCTGGGCTCGCAGAACCTCGACAATTACAAGGCCTGCCTCAGCGCGTCGTGCGAGGTGAACAAGAAGACGGGCGAGTACACCAGCGGGATCTACCTGCTCTGGGGCTCGGTGCTCAGCGCCGCCCTGACCTTCCTGATCACCGCCGCGGTCGTCTACTTCCTCATGATCCTTCCGCTCAACAAGTGGAAGGAGCGCCTGGCGGCCAGGAAGCCGGTCGAGGACGTCCCGGTGGACCCCACCGAGGTCGAGCTGCTCATCGAGATCCGCGACGCGCTGCTCGCGCAGCGCGCCGGATCGCCGTCCGTGCCCTCCTCCCACGCGGGGATCATCGGCACGCAGAAGTCTCAGCAGTAG